Sequence from the bacterium genome:
TACACGCGCGGCCTGCTGGACGCCGCCGAGTTGGACGAGCCGCCGCGCCGCGGCGAGCCGGTCCGCCTCGTCGGCGAGATCAGCGAGGAGGCGGCCAAGAAGCCGGGCTGCCGCCTGACGCTGCGTTGCCCGTTCGCGGTCGACCGCTGCGAGGAGCCGCAACCCCTCCGAGAAACCGAGGCCGGGCATCTCGTGCGATGCTGGCGGGCGATCGAGCAGCCCGTCGAAATCGGCCTTCCGTCCGACGACTGAGAACCAAGGAGCATCCCCATGTCACAAGGCGCCCCGCCACAGGTCGATCCGGTCACCACCGAGGTGATCCGCAACGCCTTCATCTCGATCGCCTCGCAGATGAACAACAACCTGGCGCGGTCGGCGTACACGCCGATCATCTACGAGATGAAGGACTGCTCGGTGGGCCTGTTCAACCAGAACGCCGAACTGCTGGGCCAGGCGCCGGGCCTGCCCATCTTCCTGGGGAGCCTCGAAGCGGCGATCAACGCCACGACCGAGCACTTCGGCGGTCCGGAGATCTACCGGCCCGGCGACGTCTACGCCGTGAACGACAGCTATCTGGTCGGCAGCCACCTCAACGACGTGAGCGTCTTCTCCCCGATCTTCTACGGCGGCGAGTTGGTGGGGTTCGGCGCCACCAAGGCGCACTGGATGGACATCGGCGCCAAGGATCCCAGCCAGACGAACGACGCCACGTCGATCTACGAGGAGGGCTACCGGCTGGGCCCCACCCACCTGTACCGGGAGGGCCGGCCCGAGACGGGCGTGCTGCAGTTCATCACCCGCAACAGCCGCCTGCCCCGATCCATCTGGGGTGATCTGCACGCGCAGATCGCCGCCTGCCGCACCGGTGAGCGGCAACTCGGCGAGCTGATGGACCGGTTCGGCCGCGCCACGGTCGAGGAGGCGGCCGAGGTGGTCTTCGAGCAGTGCGAGCGCCTCGACCGCGAGGCCGTGGCGGCCATCGCCGACGGCACGTTCGTCACCGAGGGCCAGATGGACAGCTGGGGCCCCGGCGGAGGGCCTGTGTACGTGCGCGCCACCGTGACCGTCGAGGGCGATGAGATGGTTCTGGATCTGGACGGGTCCTCGCCGCAGACACCGGGCTGTATGAACTGCGGCTTCGCCCAGACGGTTGCCGCCGCCTGCCTGGCCTACAAGCTCCTCATCAATCCGGAGGTTCCGGTCACGGGCGGCACGTTCCGGAACCTGCGGGTGCTGGCGCCGGAGGCTTCGATATTCGACGCCAGGGAGCCGACGGCTTGCCAGTACTACTTCCCGCATCTAGGGCTGATGATCGATCTGTTCATCAGCGCCCTGGCGTCGGGTATGCCCGAGAAGGTGGTCGCCGCCCAGCCTGCCGATCCGATGAACGTGCTCTTCGTCGGCAAGGATCCCGA
This genomic interval carries:
- a CDS encoding hydantoinase B/oxoprolinase family protein, translating into MSQGAPPQVDPVTTEVIRNAFISIASQMNNNLARSAYTPIIYEMKDCSVGLFNQNAELLGQAPGLPIFLGSLEAAINATTEHFGGPEIYRPGDVYAVNDSYLVGSHLNDVSVFSPIFYGGELVGFGATKAHWMDIGAKDPSQTNDATSIYEEGYRLGPTHLYREGRPETGVLQFITRNSRLPRSIWGDLHAQIAACRTGERQLGELMDRFGRATVEEAAEVVFEQCERLDREAVAAIADGTFVTEGQMDSWGPGGGPVYVRATVTVEGDEMVLDLDGSSPQTPGCMNCGFAQTVAAACLAYKLLINPEVPVTGGTFRNLRVLAPEASIFDAREPTACQYYFPHLGLMIDLFISALASGMPEKVVAAQPADPMNVLFVGKDPETGDPFVTGEATAVGWGAWSGGDGTNGMINYGGGDLKNIPVEVLESRYPIRVHQYAVSPDSGGRGRWRGGLGVVREYEVLADGVTLSTWFERTTTRAWGLFGGEPGGTTDAVITVDGESTPVLKVNRFPAPAGSRLRVVTGGGGGYGDPAERSEEDLRRDLIEGYTTVVPPGLDIDLGNGAAGNGAAGNGAGGNGS